A genome region from Mercenaria mercenaria strain notata chromosome 11, MADL_Memer_1, whole genome shotgun sequence includes the following:
- the LOC123532242 gene encoding insoluble matrix shell protein 3-like: MLVLLCLIATVLPWTVVEGMRSCWADSRGPGEVCRFGTVVKGGGEMEISYNFTFPFSQICCQALSCTNTKCSFMRVGCHTNGNIVPIQTAPLPWEVPNIEPMMRCYEPPGMGTVFRFSAALVPES, encoded by the exons ATGTTAGTGCTGTTGTGCCTTATAGCTACTGTCCTACCTTGGACCGTTGTTGAAGGCATGAGAAGTTGCTGGGCCGACTCAAGAGGCCCCGGGGAAGTATGTCg atttGGTACTGTTGTGAAAGGAGGTGGCGAAATGGAGATTAGCTATAACTTCACCTTTCCGTTTTCTCAGATTTGTTGTCAGGCATTGAGCTGCACGAACACTAAATGTAGTTTTATGCGTGTCGGGTGTCATACGAATGGTAACATAGTTCCAATCCAGACAGCACCACTGCCTTGGGAAGTTCCAAATATAGAGCCAATGATGAGATGTTATGAACCACCTGGTATGGGCACTGTTTTTAGATTTTCAGCGGCACTTGTACCAGAATCATAA